The following are encoded in a window of Rosa chinensis cultivar Old Blush chromosome 4, RchiOBHm-V2, whole genome shotgun sequence genomic DNA:
- the LOC112196794 gene encoding uncharacterized protein LOC112196794 has product MFQDREFKPKMDANNENREPVTDLALDYSIQCIQSRLNSDSGAGANAGSVLGMTFVATEPLSELVWSTDKGAGPSNVNLSPPQSITGGRPIAEKPLEEENFIASDTSFRVKSEAAGKDALTMSPTSDAGVMLAHGSSHEYETAETIPNVEEVQTAMEVSILHKQVDTCGPINFKIDEIPEMPETGENFLTTLPGDVDRERANMMQPDQIIPFVEQSEPLLEDPVSEDICADDRNPSREMDFLLTSKAYLVNESRDSGAFVVDQISQGSRPLDKLESTADNDVQILRSENAYGAASQKLGSECLLGDKDSFEKVEELLPVEDSVLDKHSPTNSRIHKHRRKGKEKALSDGDLSGRMSKKAVSDGNISGRMSNEGDDSHESVESCNSARLVSSGKKRWGFEEQFIVGTKRFRKQIQETPGSSSYVKQDSSFMNWISCMMKGFSKSIQDEALPLNVVHPDHVRESSDKKLITYNKNQDAGIKSIGFQSIFQSLYCPRAEDQGTRMSSGNHEIRERPEELEQAIIPKGFHGEKMNLGKGCLLPVGKFNESTRCTEVGSALQPEILSAKVASSQEKGNNTDSVENKCGVGSTSSLGKRKKTSVEHVESDPLPEGKITDKFDHRRDLLGSLWVTRFTPKISGLSLMSDRYSVGAVHDCSNDKNNFRVEEQSVEDIVSVSGNEPQECAADNAGSLAFNRNKSQSDEKSVSKLNPMFPAPKFGGSEAMASVFARRLDALKHISPSGITEGNMKLLTGEESQSEASVDQDDLRVETDLNLSWKSNSASKKMRHSSNSVKRYSASSSGQNKIKQKPVIPLSQFVNIPVTDVPKGISDSVKRLRLSRTDVLKWMDSHTSLSNLEGFFLRLRLGKSETGLGGTRYYVSCITGTTGSQRESHPQNAKTSISVIVGGIRCVVETQYVSNHDFLEDELRAWWSATTKNNAKIPSIEDLREKIEMKKLLGL; this is encoded by the exons ATG TTTCAGGATAGAGAGTTTAAGCCAAAAATGGATGCGAATAATGAGAACAGAGAACCAGTGACTGATCTTGCTCTGGATTATTCAATTCAGTGTATTCAGAGCAGGCTGAACAGCGATTCAGGTGCAGGTGCAAATGCAGGTTCAGTGTTAGGCATGACATTTGTGGCCACGGAGCCCCTGTCAGAGTTAGTTTGGTCTACAGATAAAG GTGCAGGACCAAGCAATGTGAATCTTTCACCGCCACAAAGCATTACAGGTGGGAGGCCTATTGCTGAGAAGCCTTTAGAAGAAGAGAATTTTATAGCCTCAGATACATCATTTCGTGTGAAGAGTGAAGCTGCTGGCAAAGATGCTTTGACTATGTCGCCGACAAGTGATGCTGGCGTCATGCTGGCACATGGGTCGAGCCATGAATATGAGACAG CAGAAACAATTCCTAACGTGGAGGAAGTGCAAACAGCTATGGAAGTATCTATTTTGCATAAACAGGTGGACACTTGCGGTCCAATCAATTTCAAAATAGATGAAATACCTGAGATGCCTGAAACTGGAGAAAATTTTCTTACAACATTGCCAG GTGATGTTGACAGAGAAAGGGCTAATATGATGCAACCAGATCAAATAATACCTTTTGTGGAACAAAGTGAACCATTATTGGAGGATCCTGTCAGTGAAGACATATGTGCTGATGATAGAAATCCGAGTAGGGAAATGGATTTTCTTTTGACCTCCAAAGCCTACCTAGTGAATGAAAGTAGAGATTCTGGTGCTTTTGTGGTGGATCAAATTTCCCAAGGCAGTAGGCCCTTGGATAAACTGGAGTCAACTGCTGATAATGATGTACAGATACTGAGAAGTGAAAATGCTTATGGTGCAGCAAGTCAGAAGTTAGGATCAGAATGCCTCCTCGGGGATAAAGATAGCTTTGAGAAGGTTGAGGAGTTGCTTCCTGTAGAGGACTCTGTTCTGGACAAACACTCTCCAACTAACAGTAGAATCCATAAACATCGAAGGAAAGGCAAGGAAAAGGCTTTATCTGATGGAGATCTTAGTGGGAGAATGTCCAAAAAAGCTGTATCTGATGGAAATATTAGTGGCAGAATGTCAAACGAAGGGGATGATAGCCATGAGAGTGTTGAAAGCTGTAACAGTGCTAGGTTGGTGTCATCAGGCAAGAAGAGGTGGGGCTTTGAAGAACAGTTTATTGTTGGGACTAAAAGATTCAGAAAGCAAATTCAAGAAACACCTGGTAGCAGTTCCTATGTTAAACAAGATAGCTCCTTCATGAATTGGATATCATGCATGATGAAGGGTTTCTCAAAATCAATACAGGATGAAGCACTACCTCTTAACGTTGTACATCCTGATCATGTACGTGAGAGTTCTGATAAGAAACTTATCACATACAACAAGAACCAAGATGCTGGAATAAAAAGTATTGGTTTCCAGTCAATTTTTCAGTCCTTGTATTGCCCAAGGGCAGAGGACCAGGGAACAAGAATGTCAAGTGGCAATcatgaaataagagaaagaccTGAGGAACTTGAGCAAGCTATTATTCCAAAAGGTTTTCATGGGGAGAAAATGAATCTAGGCAAAGGATGTCTGCTGCCAGTTGGGAAGTTCAATGAATCAACTCGCTGTACTGAAGTAGGTTCAGCACTCCAACCTGAGATTTTATCTGCAAAAGTTGCCAGTAGTCAGGAGAAAGGCAATAATACTGATTCCGTGGAGAACAAATGTGGAGTTGGCTCTACTTCTTCTCTGGGAAAACGTAAGAAAACAAGTGTCGAGCATGTTGAATCTGACCCACTGCCTGAAGGAAAGATAACTGATAAGTTTGATCATCGAAGAGACCTTCTGGGAAGTTTGTGGGTAACTCGCTTTACCCCAAAAATATCAGGTCTATCATTAATGTCAGATCGTTACAGTGTTGGTGCAGTTCATGACTGCTCCAATGACAAGAACAATTTCAGGGTGGAGGAGCAGTCAGTTGAAGATATAGTTTCTGTCTCCGGTAATGAGCCACAGGAGTGTGCGGCGGACAATGCAGGCTCACTTGCTTTTAATAGAAACAAAAGCCAGAGTGATGAGAAGTCAGTTTCCAAACTAAATCCAATGTTTCCTGCCCCCAAGTTCGGAGGTTCTGAAGCAATGGCTTCTGTCTTTGCTAGGAGATTAGATGCTCTTAAGCACATCAGCCCATCTGGCATAACAG AAGGAAATATGAAGCTCCTAACTGGTGAAGAGAGTCAATCTGAAGCTTCTGTGGATCAGGATGACTTGAGAGTGGAGACAGATCTCAATTTGAGCTGGAAATCAAATTCAGCCTCCAAGAAGATGAGACATTCTTCAAATTCAGTTAAAAGATACAGTGCTTCAAGCTCTGGGCAAAATAAGATCAAACAAAAACCGGTCATCCCTTTGTCACAGTTTGTCAATATACCAGTTACAGATGTACCTAAAGGAATTTCTGACTCTGTAAAAAGGCTTCGCTTGTCTCGCACAGATGTCCTGAA ATGGATGGATTCTCATACCTCACTCTCAAATCTGGAGGGGTTTTTCTTGCGTCTGCGGCTTGGTAAATCTGAAACAGGACTAGGCGGAACTAGATACTATGTGTCATGTATAACTG GCACAACAGGTTCTCAGAGGGAAAGTCATCCACAGAATGCCAAAACCTCTATATCTGTCATTGTTGGGGGGATTAGATGTGTGGTTGAGACCCAGTATGTATCCAACCATGATTTCCTTGAG GATGAGCTGAGGGCATGGTGGTCTGCAACCACAAAAAACAATGCCAAGATTCCATCTATTGAAGACTTGAGAGAGAAGATAGAGATGAAAAAACTGTTGGGCTTGTAG
- the LOC112197461 gene encoding uncharacterized protein LOC112197461 isoform X1 yields the protein MEEAVLDLVEFFTNPTITETFVDILLCAVPIWLAVMIGLVIGWSWRPRWTGLIFLGLRSKFRSFVWTAPPGFGARRLWLAFTAFSALSICRTIWSKGRSKAASSSLATSGSAASGSVSAASRSAESGGDIVEPGDKDAHRLQDVVTEADLDHLVNLIRGRDGELEWQSLMEKTTPTMAYKAWRHDPETGPTVYCSRTVFEEATPELVRDFFWDDEFRPKWDPMLAYCKILEECRDTGTMIVHWIKKFPFFCSDREYIIGRRIWEAGKTYSCVTKGVPYPGLPKRDKPRRVEHYFSSWIIKPAESRKGDGQLSACEVTLVHYEDMGIPKDVAKLGVRHGMWCTVKKLHSGMRGYQNARKSSESCLSQCARMAGITTKISSEGSTNYWQVAPGEEEKNRAGSNERQNNNNGIDWKWIVLGGTVALVCGLHTGVVGKSLLLGAGQGIARRR from the exons ATGGAGGAAGCGGTGTTGGATCTGGTGGAGTTCTTCACGAACCCTACGATCACCGAAACATTTGTCGACATTTTGCTCTGCGCAGTTCCGATATGGCTGGCCGTGATGATCGGCCTCGTGATCGGATGGTCCTGGAGGCCGAGGTGGACCGGTTTGATCTTTCTCGGTCTGAGAAGCAAATTCCGGTCGTTCGTCTGGACCGCGCCGCCGGGGTTCGGCGCTCGCCGCCTCTGGCTCGCGTTCACGGCGTTCTCGGCTCTCTCCATTTGCCGTACGATTTGGTCCAAGGGGAGGAGCAAAGCGGCTTCGTCGTCGCTGGCGACGTCGGGTTCGGCGGCTTCTGGTTCCGTTTCTGCGGCGAGTCGTTCAGCTGAGAGCGGCGGCGACATTGTTGA ACCAGGTGATAAAGATGCACATAGATTGCAGGACGTTGTCACAGAAGCTGATTTGGACCACCTAGTGAATTTAATCAGAGGGAGAGATGGAGAATTGGAATGGCAAAGTTTGATGGAGAAAACCACCCCAACCATGGCATATAAAGCATGGCGCCATGACCCTGAG ACAGGTCCTACTGTTTACTGTAGTAGAACTGTCTTTGAGGAAGCAACTCCAGAGTTGGTTAGAGATTTCTTTTGGGATGATGAGTTTCGACCTAAATGGGATCCTATGCTTGCATATTGTAAAATATTGGAGGAATGCCGGGATACTGGAACTATGATTGTTCACTGGATTAAAAAG TTCCCTTTCTTCTGCAGTGATCGAGAATATATAATTGGTCGAAGAATATGGGAGGCTGGAAAAACTTATTCTTGTGTGACAAAG GGTGTTCCATATCCGGGTTTGCCTAAGCGTGATAAGCCTAGACGCGTGGAACATTATTTCTCTAGTTGGATTATCAAGCCTG CGGAGTCACGAAAGGGAGATGGACAATTATCTGCTTGTGAGGTTACCCTTGTCCATTATGAAGACATGGGAATCCCCAAAGATGTGGCTAAGTTGGGCGTCCGTCATGGGATGTGGTGCACTGTCAAAAAATTACACTCTGGCATGAGAGGGTACCAGAATGCAAGGAAATCTTCCGAGTCTTGTCTATCACAATGTGCCCGTATGGCGGGAATCACCACAAAGATATCTTCCGAAGGAAGCACAAATTATTGGCAGGTAGCACCGggtgaagaagagaaaaatcgAGCAGGGAGCAATGAGAGACAGAATAATAATAATGGCATTGATTGGAAATGGATAGTATTAGGGGGCACTGTGGCTCTGGTTTGTGGACTTCATACCGGTGTAGTAGGAAAATCATTGTTACTCGGAGCAGGGCAGGGAATTGCCCGAAGGAGATGA
- the LOC112197461 gene encoding uncharacterized protein LOC112197461 isoform X2, with protein sequence MEEAVLDLVEFFTNPTITETFVDILLCAVPIWLAVMIGLVIGWSWRPRWTGLIFLGLRSKFRSFVWTAPPGFGARRLWLAFTAFSALSICRTIWSKGRSKAASSSLATSGSAASGSVSAASRSAESGGDIVELQDVVTEADLDHLVNLIRGRDGELEWQSLMEKTTPTMAYKAWRHDPETGPTVYCSRTVFEEATPELVRDFFWDDEFRPKWDPMLAYCKILEECRDTGTMIVHWIKKFPFFCSDREYIIGRRIWEAGKTYSCVTKGVPYPGLPKRDKPRRVEHYFSSWIIKPAESRKGDGQLSACEVTLVHYEDMGIPKDVAKLGVRHGMWCTVKKLHSGMRGYQNARKSSESCLSQCARMAGITTKISSEGSTNYWQVAPGEEEKNRAGSNERQNNNNGIDWKWIVLGGTVALVCGLHTGVVGKSLLLGAGQGIARRR encoded by the exons ATGGAGGAAGCGGTGTTGGATCTGGTGGAGTTCTTCACGAACCCTACGATCACCGAAACATTTGTCGACATTTTGCTCTGCGCAGTTCCGATATGGCTGGCCGTGATGATCGGCCTCGTGATCGGATGGTCCTGGAGGCCGAGGTGGACCGGTTTGATCTTTCTCGGTCTGAGAAGCAAATTCCGGTCGTTCGTCTGGACCGCGCCGCCGGGGTTCGGCGCTCGCCGCCTCTGGCTCGCGTTCACGGCGTTCTCGGCTCTCTCCATTTGCCGTACGATTTGGTCCAAGGGGAGGAGCAAAGCGGCTTCGTCGTCGCTGGCGACGTCGGGTTCGGCGGCTTCTGGTTCCGTTTCTGCGGCGAGTCGTTCAGCTGAGAGCGGCGGCGACATTGTTGA ATTGCAGGACGTTGTCACAGAAGCTGATTTGGACCACCTAGTGAATTTAATCAGAGGGAGAGATGGAGAATTGGAATGGCAAAGTTTGATGGAGAAAACCACCCCAACCATGGCATATAAAGCATGGCGCCATGACCCTGAG ACAGGTCCTACTGTTTACTGTAGTAGAACTGTCTTTGAGGAAGCAACTCCAGAGTTGGTTAGAGATTTCTTTTGGGATGATGAGTTTCGACCTAAATGGGATCCTATGCTTGCATATTGTAAAATATTGGAGGAATGCCGGGATACTGGAACTATGATTGTTCACTGGATTAAAAAG TTCCCTTTCTTCTGCAGTGATCGAGAATATATAATTGGTCGAAGAATATGGGAGGCTGGAAAAACTTATTCTTGTGTGACAAAG GGTGTTCCATATCCGGGTTTGCCTAAGCGTGATAAGCCTAGACGCGTGGAACATTATTTCTCTAGTTGGATTATCAAGCCTG CGGAGTCACGAAAGGGAGATGGACAATTATCTGCTTGTGAGGTTACCCTTGTCCATTATGAAGACATGGGAATCCCCAAAGATGTGGCTAAGTTGGGCGTCCGTCATGGGATGTGGTGCACTGTCAAAAAATTACACTCTGGCATGAGAGGGTACCAGAATGCAAGGAAATCTTCCGAGTCTTGTCTATCACAATGTGCCCGTATGGCGGGAATCACCACAAAGATATCTTCCGAAGGAAGCACAAATTATTGGCAGGTAGCACCGggtgaagaagagaaaaatcgAGCAGGGAGCAATGAGAGACAGAATAATAATAATGGCATTGATTGGAAATGGATAGTATTAGGGGGCACTGTGGCTCTGGTTTGTGGACTTCATACCGGTGTAGTAGGAAAATCATTGTTACTCGGAGCAGGGCAGGGAATTGCCCGAAGGAGATGA